One genomic window of Armatimonadota bacterium includes the following:
- a CDS encoding aldo/keto reductase gives MQKRKPGNSGLEVSALGLGCMRMTFGDAPIGDKAEMIDFLHAAVDRGVTFFDTAEVYGPFTNEDLVGEALEPYKGQVVIATKFGFNLNPDGSPGWTGQNSRPERIRRVAEESAKRLRVDAIDLFYQHRPDPDVPIEDVAGAVKELIQEGKVKHFGLSESSADLIRRAHAVQPVTAIQSEYSLWWRNVEADVLPTCEELGIGFVPYSPLGRGYLTGKIDETATFDSSDIRSHNPRFTTEAMRANRAVIDLLDRIANEKASTPAQIALAWLLSQKPWIVPIPGSRKLVRLDENLGAVSVELTVEDLRDIDQALSEITVVGDRY, from the coding sequence ATGCAGAAACGGAAACCTGGAAACAGCGGTTTGGAAGTCTCGGCTCTCGGGCTGGGCTGCATGCGGATGACGTTCGGCGACGCCCCCATCGGCGACAAGGCCGAGATGATCGACTTCCTTCACGCGGCAGTTGACCGCGGCGTGACCTTCTTTGATACAGCTGAAGTCTACGGCCCGTTCACGAACGAGGACCTCGTGGGCGAGGCGCTGGAGCCGTACAAGGGGCAGGTGGTGATCGCCACCAAGTTCGGATTCAACCTCAACCCGGACGGCAGTCCCGGCTGGACGGGTCAGAACAGCCGCCCCGAGCGCATCCGGCGGGTCGCCGAAGAGTCAGCCAAGCGGTTGCGGGTAGACGCCATCGACCTCTTCTACCAGCACCGCCCGGACCCCGACGTGCCCATCGAAGACGTGGCGGGCGCGGTGAAGGAGCTTATCCAGGAAGGGAAGGTGAAGCATTTCGGCCTCTCCGAATCGAGCGCCGACCTGATCCGCCGCGCCCACGCCGTTCAGCCGGTGACGGCCATCCAGAGCGAGTACTCCCTGTGGTGGAGGAATGTGGAGGCGGACGTCCTGCCGACGTGCGAGGAGCTTGGAATTGGCTTCGTACCCTACAGCCCGCTGGGTAGGGGATACCTCACGGGGAAGATCGACGAGACCGCCACTTTCGACAGTTCGGATATCCGGAGCCACAACCCGCGCTTCACGACCGAGGCGATGAGGGCGAACCGCGCTGTCATCGACCTGCTCGATCGGATCGCCAACGAGAAAGCGTCGACGCCAGCGCAGATCGCGCTCGCATGGCTGCTGTCCCAGAAGCCGTGGATCGTCCCGATACCGGGCAGCCGAAAACTCGTGCGTCTGGACGAGAACCTCGGGGCGGTATCGGTAGAGCTCACGGTCGAGGATCTCCGGGATATCGACCAGGCGCTCTCGGAGATCACGGTCGTGGGAGACCGCTATTGA
- a CDS encoding aldo/keto reductase, which produces MKVRTLGKSGLEVSAIGLGCMGMSASYGPPKDAKEMISLIRSAVDLGVTFFDTAEVYGPFTNERLVGEALTPIRDRVVIATKFGFDIANGKQSGGLNSRPEHIREVVEASLQRLRTDHIDLLYQHRVDPDVPIEDVAGAVKGLIQDGKVRHFGLSEAGAQTIRRAHAVQPVTALQSEYSLWWREPEQKTLPTLEELGIGFVPFSPLGRGFLTGKIDENTTFDSTDFRNGVPRFEPEARKANRAFVDLLADIAQRKDATPAQVALAWLLARKPWIVPIPGTTKLERVRENIAAATLELNADDLREIDTAASRITVQGDRYSESAQRMVDR; this is translated from the coding sequence ATGAAGGTAAGAACACTTGGAAAGAGCGGCCTTGAAGTCTCAGCGATCGGCCTTGGCTGCATGGGGATGAGCGCCTCCTATGGTCCGCCCAAGGACGCGAAGGAGATGATATCGCTGATCCGGTCGGCCGTAGACCTCGGCGTGACCTTCTTTGATACGGCGGAGGTCTACGGTCCATTCACGAACGAAAGGCTCGTGGGGGAGGCGCTCACGCCCATCCGGGACCGCGTGGTCATCGCCACCAAATTCGGGTTTGACATCGCCAACGGGAAGCAGAGCGGAGGCCTGAACAGCCGCCCCGAGCACATCAGGGAAGTTGTGGAAGCCTCGCTCCAACGGCTCAGAACCGACCACATCGATCTGCTCTACCAGCACCGGGTGGATCCCGATGTGCCCATCGAAGACGTTGCGGGAGCGGTGAAGGGCCTGATTCAGGATGGCAAGGTCAGGCACTTCGGCTTGTCGGAAGCGGGTGCGCAGACCATTCGCCGGGCGCACGCGGTGCAACCGGTCACCGCCCTCCAGAGCGAGTATTCGCTATGGTGGCGGGAACCTGAACAGAAGACTCTGCCGACGCTCGAAGAGCTCGGCATAGGCTTCGTGCCATTCAGCCCGCTGGGAAGGGGCTTTCTCACAGGCAAGATCGACGAGAACACCACTTTCGACAGCACGGATTTCCGGAACGGCGTCCCTCGCTTTGAGCCGGAAGCCCGCAAGGCGAACCGCGCCTTCGTCGACTTGCTCGCGGACATCGCTCAACGTAAGGACGCGACGCCGGCTCAGGTCGCGCTCGCGTGGCTTCTCGCCCGGAAGCCCTGGATCGTGCCGATTCCGGGAACGACGAAACTGGAGCGCGTGAGGGAGAACATCGCGGCGGCAACGCTCGAGCTCAACGCCGACGATCTTCGCGAGATCGACACTGCGGCGTCCCGGATAACGGTCCAAGGCGATCGGTATTCCGAGAGCGCGCAGCGAATGGTCGATCGTTGA